CGGCGCGCTTTCTGCGCGACCGTGGTCATGATGTGGCCGTCGTGACGGCGATGCCGTCCTACCCGACGGGCGTCATCCCCGAGCGCTATCGGCGGTCGCCCCGCCTGAGCCAGCGGATCGACGGCATCCAGGTCGAACGGACCTGGACCTACGCGAAGCCCGGCGGCTCGATCGGGCTGCGGCTGGCGAATCAGCTGTCGTTCACGGGGTCGGCGCTGGCGGCCCTGCCGGCGGTCGGGCCGCGCGACGTGATCCTGGTCGAGAGCCCGCCGCTCTTCCTCGGATTCACCGGGGCGCTCTACAGCGCGGCCCTGCGCGCCCCGATGGTCCTGCACGTCTCCGACCTCTGGCCGGCCGTCCCCATCGAGCTTGGCGCGCTCAAGAACCAGCGGGCGATCCAGGCCGCACACCTGTTCGAGCGGGGAGTGTACCGGGCCAGCCGACGGCTGATCGTGGTCACCGAACGCTGGCGGGATCAGATCGCCGCCGACGGCGTGCCGGCCGAGAAGATCGACCTGGTGACGAACGGCGTCGATGCGACGTTCCTCGACCCGACGCTTGCCGCGTCGGAGCGGCTGCGCGTCCGCGCCGAACTCGGACTGGCCGACAAGGTGGTCGTCGCCTGCATCGGGACGGTCAGCTTCGTGTACGGCTACGACGCCATCCTGGACGCTGCCGGGCAACTCGCGGCGCGGCTCGACGTGCACTTCTTGATCGTCGGCGACGGCTCCCAGAGGGCGGCAGTGACCGAGACGCTCGCCTCACGCGGCCTGACAAACGTGACGCTGCTGCCGGCCCAGCCGCATGCCCGCATCCGGGCGCTGCTGGCCGCATCGGACATCTCGGTCAGTGCGCTGTTGCCGATGCCCGTGACGCGGGGGCAGTTGCCGGTCCGGATCCTCGAAGCGATGGCGATGGCCCGCCCGGTGATCTTCAGCGGCGAGGGGGTGGCCGCCCGGCTGGTAGCCGAGAGCGATGCCGGCATCGTGACGCCGCCTGCCGATCCGTCCGCACTGGCGGCCGCCATCACGACGCTGGCGGACGCCCCTGAACGACGGGCTGTTCACGGCGCAGCAGGCCGCGCCACGATCCTCGACCGCTTCAACCGCGCGACGGTCGCTGGCAAGATCGAAGCGTCATTGCTGCGCGCCATCGACGGCTAGTGGCTCGTCTGGCGTCGATCACAGGGTCGCTCAGTGCCGGTCGTCATCCCGACCGCAGCGAGGCACGAGCGGAGTGGAGAGGGATCTTCTCCTTCTGTGGCGTGAGGAAGATCCCTCGACTGCGTTCGCACGCTCACGTCGCTCGGGATGACGGGGGAGGTCGTCAGGGCGATTGCATGTTGATGTCGTCGTGCCGCCTCGTCGGGGCTTGAAAGCCCCGCCTACCATCCTGCAGTCGCTGCGCGACGCGCCAGTCGCACCAGTGCCTGCCGTTCCCGGTGTCCGTCGCGCAGCGACGGCATGCGTGTAGGCGGGGACTTCAGTCCCCGACCGCCCGTTCCATGATGCTCCGGGTACACCA
This genomic stretch from Chloroflexota bacterium harbors:
- a CDS encoding glycosyltransferase family 4 protein, whose protein sequence is MRVLILTHHYPPEVGAPQTRLSGTARFLRDRGHDVAVVTAMPSYPTGVIPERYRRSPRLSQRIDGIQVERTWTYAKPGGSIGLRLANQLSFTGSALAALPAVGPRDVILVESPPLFLGFTGALYSAALRAPMVLHVSDLWPAVPIELGALKNQRAIQAAHLFERGVYRASRRLIVVTERWRDQIAADGVPAEKIDLVTNGVDATFLDPTLAASERLRVRAELGLADKVVVACIGTVSFVYGYDAILDAAGQLAARLDVHFLIVGDGSQRAAVTETLASRGLTNVTLLPAQPHARIRALLAASDISVSALLPMPVTRGQLPVRILEAMAMARPVIFSGEGVAARLVAESDAGIVTPPADPSALAAAITTLADAPERRAVHGAAGRATILDRFNRATVAGKIEASLLRAIDG